One Terriglobia bacterium genomic window, GCGACCGCCAATACGGTGATTACCGCGAGAAAGCGGCAGGCGCAGGCGGCGAATGTGCGCGATGTCGAGAGCACGCTGGCGCGGCTGAAGGCACAGAAAGTACGCCACACGCCGGAGGTCCAGGCGCTGTGTGATGCGGACGCGCAGCTGCACGAAGAAAAAGTCGCTCTCGAAGCCCGAAAAACGACGACACGCGGAGAACTCGATGCGTATACGCATCAAGTCATCGCGCGATACGGCCAGCAGATCAACTGGTATCTGGAACGTATCAACGCCAGCTTTAGAATTACGACGCCAACTCATACATATCGTGGCGGGCCGCCGAGCACAAGCTACCAAATTGTGATCAATCAGAATGCCGTTGATCTCGGAGACCCGCAAACGCCACTCGACAGGCCGAGCTTCAAGAATACCCTGAGCGGCGGGGACCGGACTACGCTTGCGCTGGCTTTCTTCTTCGCTCAACTGGAACAAGACCCAAGCCGGGCAAACAAGGTTGTCGCATTTGATGATCCGTTTGGCAGTATGGACGGGTTCCGACGGAACCATACGGTTAACCAGATTTACCGGTGCGGCCAGAACTGCGCGCAGGTTATAGTTCTATCCCACGATCTCAATTTTCTTCATCTTCTATGGCAGCGCATCGACGTCGGCGGCCGGAAAACCTTGACTTTGGCTCGTATCGGCGAGGAAAACACCGCGGTGGCTGAGTGGGACATTGAAAGAGCAGTACAGGCGAGATACCGCGTTGATATCGACACGCTCCAGAGGTTCTTCGCAGACAGCGAAGGCGATCGGCGCGACGTGATCCAAAAGATCAGGCCGGTGCTAGAGGCCTATTGCCGGAATATTTATCCGACACAGTTCGGGGAGCATGAAATGATGGGTGGCATAGTAGCAACCATCCGCAATGGGGGCGCCGCGCATCCGCTTTCGTCCATTGTGGATGACCTCGAAGAGCTAAACGTCTACTGCCGAAGGTATCATCATGGAGAAAACCCCAATGCCGCAATAGAGCCTGTAGATGACGCGGAGCTTCAGGGCTATGTTCGGCGAACTTTGAAGCTCGTCGGGTGCCTTACCTAAAACGCGAAATCTGGGTACGGACACCAATGTTTTCGGGGTTTCGATTAGGAGCCTGTCCCATGATTTCTAGTTGGGTCCGCTTGCGAAGGATCCGGCATAGGTCACTCCTGAGGAATGAGGTCGGCGACGAGGGCCTCGACCAGTTCCTCGCCGGTTTCCCGAGAGGCTTCGAGCTGCTCTGCCAACCGATCCACCAACGTCATGAGTTGATCTATTTTGGCTACAATCCGGCGCTGTTCGGCGAGGGGTGGAAGTGGGACGCGTATACGCCTAAGGCCAGAAAGGGGAACCGTTTTCTGTGCGATTCCAGTCGCGATCGCTGCCGCTTGTTTCAGCACCAAGTCGCTTTCCAGGAGGAAGGCCACATATTTGATGGAGACACTTTTTGAAGGGCGGATGATAGCGATGTGCCTCTGCACACAGAAGGGGCGTTCAATGTCGACAATGACCGGTATTCCAAAAGAGCCAACCAACGTGTAAAGGATGTCCCCTGCTTTGGGCTTTCGGATCGGGTCTAGTTTGGAAAAATATTCCTCAGGCACATAGCGGCATGCCATGAAATCGATGCCGCCCCAGCGAACATCGCTAATCACCAGAAACGGAATTCCATCGTCTGTTTGTGGCGGGGGCAGATGATCGCCGTCGGTAATCGACGTACATAGGTCCGAAAGTGCGGTCGATATCCAGCCACTTGCAAGCCCGACGGGCTCAGGCATGACTTCCTGCCTATGTAATTCAGACGATCTTTTTGTTACCCAATCGTCAGCCAAACAGCCCTTTTCCATATCGATGCGTTTTATGATCTCGCCTGCCGGCTCATCGTTTGGGTCCTGTGGGACGAGTTTGCCTTGGACGGCGAGGGTAAGAATAGCCTTGCGCAGCTCGGCGGGAGCGATGGGGTATGAGCCGTCGAACAGGAAGTTGAGGTTTGCCGACGTGGGTGCGTCTGCAAATCTGTCGAGCGACGCGCGTGCCAGCGCGGCGTGCCGCGTTTCCCGTTCCTGCTGCTGCACTTCGAGCCGATCACACAACGCCACCAACTCATTCACCTTCGTTACGATCCTCCATTGCTCGGCGAGGGGCGGAATAGGAATGAGATATTGGCTTAGGGAACGCCCAGTGAGATGTTTAATGGTCGCGCCGGTAAAAAGTGTCGCAAGGACACCATTTTCGGAGTCCACCTGAAAGTTTAAGGCCAAGAACTGCGAAAGAATCGCACTGCAGGGCCGAACACGATGGAGAGCCTTCTGGAAATACATGTCTGCGACTTGGTCATTCCAAACGGCACAACGCCCCGGTTCACCGCCTTCGCAAATAAGCAGGTCGTCCTTCATGAGTCGCAGTTGGTTTTCTTCTACCTTCTCAACTCGCATTTGTTTCACATCATCGAGGTCAAAGCGCATCCATTGAACATTGGTATTTCGAAGATAAGGCCTCGGCTCTCCACGGTTCTTCTGCCGGTCGAGCATCTTTCCGAGCCTTTGGTCACCGACACCGCCAAATCGCATCCACGTCCACGTCTTAGGGACTGGGTGTCGGTGCTCGTCGTAAGCCACTATCCATCTTTCAAGATCAACGTCCGCCGCCTTGAGCCCAGCTGATGCATGTTCATCGTTGGGATCCTGAGGGACGAGTCTGCCTCGTACAGCAAGCCGACGAACGATCCGCTTTATGTTCGGCACGGCATCGGGAGCTTCGGTAAAGCAGACGAACTTTTCGAAAAATATCTCCAGCGTCATTCAGAAGTTCCGGCGGTTGCCATTAGAGCGCGTAGCAGTTCCCGCTTTAGGGCATCGCGAGTTCCCGCGATCTGGGCGAGGAGCTTTTCGTATTCCGGCAGGAGATGATCGACGTCTCCGGGACCCGCATCGGGGTTGTGTGGGTTCTTGAGGTCGAGGTTGTAGCTGCCTGCCTTGATCTGGTCAATAGGGACCCGCCAAGCCTGCTCGTTTTCCACTCGGTTATCCCACCACGCTCGCTCCGGTTGGAACTCCTCAATGCGAATGGGTTTCCCCTTGTTGTAGCTTTTCGCACCGGGCGGATAGGGGTGCTCGTAATACCAAATTTCAGTGGTCGGCTGGCCTTTGGTAAAAAACAGCAAGTTCGTGCGGATTCCGGTGTATGGGCTAAAGACGCCGTTGGGCAGCCGAACGATGGTGTGGAGGTTGCAATCGGCGAGCAGCGCTTCCTTAATTCGCGTTTTGACACCTTCGCCGAAGAGGGTTCCATCGGGCAACACCAGTCCGGCGCGGCCGCCGGGCTTGAGAATCTTCATGAGTAGAACGAGAAAGAGGTCCGCGGTCTCCCGGGTTCGGAATTCCGTTGGAAAATTCGATTCGATGCCGTCTTCCTCCATGCCGCCAAAAGGTGGATTCGTAACGACCACGTCCACGCGCTCCTTCGGCGACCAGTCGCGAAGCGGGCGGGAGAGGGTGTTGTCGTGGCGGACGTTGGAGGGGACATCGATGCCGTGCAGCAGGAGGTTGGTCATGCACAGGACGTGAGGAAGGTGTTTCTTCTCAATACCGGCGAAACATTCCTGGATGCTTTGTTCGTCGTCTTCAGTCTTTGCCTGCTTGCGCAGATGCTCAATCGTGCACACGAGAAATCCGCCGGTCCCGCAGGCGGGGTCGAGGACCGTTTCGCCGAGCCGGGGATTCACCTGTTCGACGATGAACTGCGTCACGGCGCGCGGCGTGTAGAACTCGCCGGCATTACCTGCGGACTGGAGGTCTTTCAGCAACTTTTCATAGATGTCGCCGAACATGTGACGATCATCGGAGACATTGAAGTCGATGCCGTTGATCTTGTTGATGACCTGACGCATCAAGGTGCCATTTTTCATGTAGTTGTTGGCATCCTCAAAGGTCATGCGAATCAGGCCTGCGATCCGATCCACACCGCCCGTGAGCGCCTTCAGCTTGGGTAGCAGTATGTTGTTGACGAAATCGAGCAGCGCCTCGCCGGTGATTCCCTCGGGGTCCGTCGCCCATGAGGACCAGCGCAGATTCTTTGGCAGCGGAGACTTGTATTTGTCTCGCAGGAGTTCGAGTTCTTTTTCGTGGTCGTCGAAAATCTTCAGGAAGAACATCCAGCCGAGCTGCTCGAGGCGCTGCGCGTCGCCGTAGGTGCCGGCATCCTTCCGCATGATGTCCTGGATGGTCTTGACGATATTGGAAACGTTCGGCATTGCTCAATTAACTCTTTCGTATAGCTGGGTTTCGATCTCCCGGACTGCGGCGAGGTAGTTGTCCTTACCTCCGAAAAGACGCACGATCTCGACCGGCGTTCCGAATTCGGTCATCGGTTCCACCTTGAGAATCTCCATGGACTCGACGCTCTTCACGCCGCCATCGGCGTATTTATCCAACAATGCGTTGAGGACAGCGCGGGTCTTTGCACCGTATTTGGCAAAGACGTTGCGTTTGCGAACTCGTTCGACGCGCTCGCGACGCGTCAGCGGCGGTTGATCGAAAACCACGTGGCAAACCAGGTCGAAGGCGTCATAGTCCCGGCCGACCTGTTCGGCCAGTTCATCTAGAAATACTCCGCGACCGGCCAGTTCTTCAACGATCGCCTGTTTCCGGTCGGCAGCGTGCCACGCATTCAGGAACGCATCCAGAGATGCGTATGTCCCGCGAACTTTCTTTCGGGTGTAGTCCTTCAGGGATTCGGTGATCAGTCTGCCATTGGCACCCAGGTACTGAACCCGCTCGGTCGCGACGACAACTTCGACATCATCCACGACGTATTTTGTTGGCCTTTCGGGCGCACCGGCGCCGGAAATCGAGGTTAATTCGCCGGGATCGATGCCCACGATTCCCGCCCCTTCATCGCCGGGCGGGACAACCGGATCGCGTTCAACGGGTTCGTATATCTGGACGGGATCGCCGTCAAAAGCGGGGTCGGCGAACAAGGTCGTCGCCCGCTTGAAATCCATGATCGTGAAGAAAAGCTTGTTGTAGTCCTCGTTGATCCGGGTGCCCCGGCCGATGATCTGCTTGAATTCGGTCATCGACGCAATGCGCCGGTCGAGGACAATGAGGCGGCAGGTTTGCGCATCGACGCCGGTGCTCATCAGGCGCGACGTGGTGGCGATCACCGGGAAAGTGGATTCCGGATCGATGAAGTTGTCCAGTTGGGCTTTCCCTTCATCGTTGTCACCGGTGATGCGCATGACGTAACGCTTGTTGGCTGCCGCGAGATCCGGGTTGGCGTTGACCAGGGCTTGCCGCATTCGCTCGGCGTGATCGATGTTCTCGCAGAAGACGATCGTTTTGGCAAAGCGGTCTGTCGATTTGAGAAACTCCGAGATCCTGGTGGCGACGAGTTCGGTGCGCTTTTCGAGGATGAGGTTACGATCGAAATCGAGGTCGTTGTATTCCCGGTCCTCGATTTCCTGGCCGTATTTGTCCGTTTTCCCTTCCTCGGGTCTCCAGCCATCCAGGTCTTTGTCGATTCCGATTCGCACAACCTTATAGGGAGCCAGAAAGCCGTCGGAGATTCCCTGCCGGAGAGAGTAGGTGTAGATCGGCTCGCCGAAGTACTCGATGTTGGAGATTTCCCTGGTTTCGCGGGGAGTGGCCGTGAGACCGATCTGCGTCGCCGAGGAAAAATATTCCAGCACCTTGCGCCAGGCGGCATCCGCATCGGCGCTTCCCCGATGGCACTCGTCGACGATGACGAGATCGAAAAAATCGGGTGAGAACTGCTTATAGATGTTCTGTTCTTCTTCGGTGCCCGTTACCGCCTGATACAACGAGAGATAGATTTCGAAGGCTTTGTCGGCCGTACGATTGGTGATCTTGGTCATGGCCTGGCCGAACGGCTTGAAGTCGTTGGTTTTGGTTTGATCGGCCAGGATGTTGCGATCGACCAGGAACAGGATGCGTTTCCTCGCGCCCGATTTCCATAACCGCCAGATGATCTGAAACGCCGTATACGTCTTGCCGGTTCCCGTCGCCATGACCAGCAGGATGCGGTTCTCGCCACGAGCGATCGCGTCGACCGTCCGGTTGATCGCCGTAAGCTGATAGTAACGAGGCGCTTTCACGGACCCGTCGTCGTAATAGTCCTGCGAGGCAATCTTTTCCTGCGCCGTGTCATAGCCTCTGGACTTGCTGTAGCGGGCCCAGAGTTCTGCTGGAGCCGGAAACTGATCGAGGGGGATCTCGCGCTCGACGGTTCCCGATATTCCCGTCCGGTCATGCTCAAGGAAGGCGTCACCGTTGGAACTGTAGGCGAATGGTACGTCCAGCATCTCGGCATATTCCAATGCCTGCTGCATGCCGGCGCCGACGGAGTGATTATTGTCCTTGGCTTCGACCACGGCTATCGGAATGTTCGGTTTATAGAACAAGAGGTAATCGACCTTGCGGGCCTCACCGCGTGTCACTGTCTTGCCCCGGACAATGACTCGGCCTTTCGTGATGTAGCGCTCCTCCTGAAGCTGTGTCATCACGTTCCATTTGTCGCCGTTTAAGCCGATGATCGCCGGAGTAATGAACTTCGTGCGGATATCGGTTTCGGTGAGCTCTTTCTTGTTCATCGTGCCCGGCATGCATTTTAGGCGAAGCGAATCACTAAGCAGAAAGGGATTTCGTTCCAGATGCGCACTCGAGTGTCGAGTTTCGAGCAGGAATATACAAAGGAGATAAGTCAGGGGGGGGCGCGGGGAGGCGCGATTTGATGCAGGTGAGGCTTATCCCAGGAGGTCTTCTATTTTGAATAGAACGTCTGGAAATGCCAAGGGTGACACAGACTGTGCGCGGCGCAGAATGAGTTTGGTCTTGTAATCATTACCCACCGGACCGCGGAAGACCAGGAGCACGCCTTCTTTCAGGTTTTCGATCCACACCTCTGGAATGCCTGCCTCAGCGTAGAGGGGAAGCTTGATGTTTCGGTCGAAACGAAACGTCGTATCGGACACTTCAACAACAAAGAATGCATCAAGCGGGCCTTGACGCAGAGACGCGTAAAAGTCGGAACGCGGTTTCAGAACCGCAATATCGGGCTGCGGCACGTTGAACCGATTTAACGGCAGCGCATTCTGGACACTGATCATCGCCCTACCGTGAAATGCGCCAAAGAACCGTTCAGCAGTTCGGTTGACACAAGAGAAGTGCGGCTGGTTTACGGGAGACATCTCGAGGATCTCCCCCCCAATAAGCTCCACACGCTCCTCGGGGACAAAAATGCCGGCCTCATCCATTCGATAAAAATCGTCGACCGTAAACAATTTCCTGGTGACTTCCGTTGGCATAGGACCTCTTGTTGAACATAGCGTAGCATGCCCTGGGCGCGAGGCATGACAGGTGCCACCGTTAAGTGTTTTCACTGGAATGCCGCCGCTCGAAAGTCCGGGGAAACCGCGATCGCGAAATCAGCGATATCGCGATAAAGTTCTGGGAATTCGGGGGAGGCGGCGCTGCATTTGTCAGCCGATTGGAGGAACGGAGCGGTCAAAGGATCCGACCGCGAAAGCCTGGCCCGAAACCCCGGCATCCTCCGTCGTCTTGAATTAGGGAATTCAGGTGTGCGACCCCTAGAATGCTGTTCCATGGCTCAGAGATCCACACTTCCTGCCGGCAAACCAATTGCGAGATGGCTCGCGTTAGTCGCTGCAGTAGTCCTGGGACTGCTAACGCTGCTATTCGTTGCCGCGGTCCCGTTCGCCATGTACCACCTGCCGGCATGGTGGCGAGGACTTCCGCTATTGATGCCGGCATCGTTAGTCATCGCACTCTTTGCCGCGCTCGCCCACCAGGCATACTCCGATTGGACAGGCCGCACGAGCCGCCACCGCCGGTCACGCAGCGAATTAAAAGTGCCACAACCGAGCGTACTGCGAAATCGGACAGTCGCACTGGGTATGTTGATCTTGTGCATATATGGGGCGCTGCCATCATCGCTGACGACGTTCAGATTCGGGACAGCGCCGCCCGCAAACGAGCGGGACCTGGTCTCTATCTTCGGTCTGCTGTTCGCCACCTTCATCACGATTTCCATCGCCATCCGATCTCGATTCATCGGCGATCGTGTAGTGTTCGGCCTCGTGGCGGTAACTTTCGTATTGCGCGGAATTACGCTATTTCTGCCTTCCGCCTCGTCAGGCGCATCGGTGATCCTTGAACTAAGGCACGTAGTGTCGGGGGCGGCGGCGCTCAGCACGTTGGTGTTTCTGATATCTGCTTCGGGCGCGGACGGAACGGCGGGTCAGTCGGGAGCTGGGCGCTCGACTCGATCGATGACCAACAGTTCAAGCTGATCGCGTTGCGGGAGAGTGAGCAATTTCCTGCATTGTTCTGTGGCCCGTTTTTATGGATGGCAATCCAAGTGCACACATTGTGTCATGGCGAAGCCAGACATGCCGAACTTCTCTATTGGGGGCCGAATCGTTGTAGGCTTTATCGCTGTCGTGGTGATTATAGCTCTGTTGTATTTCCTGAGTGTTCTATAGCGATTGCTCTTCGATTCCCTTGTGACATTCGCTATCGCATTGCCGAATTTCCTGAAATGGCAATGCGGTTGCCGCGCTCACCAATACTCACGTCCTGAACTATAACGACTGATTCGCTTGTCGACGTCTTGGGTGAATCTAGGATTGCCCCATCGCTGGACGGCTATCCCGCCAATAAAACAAAAGCGCCAACCATGTTGGACGAGAATGCTTTGGACTCCGGCCGCCGCCGCGAGCAGATCGTCCAGAGACTCGGTCATTTGCGGCGCCGGTGAAAGATTGCCTGCTGTTCAATGAGCCCGATACCGTTCAGCGGATTGGGAGGCGCCGGAGCAAAGAGACGGAGGGACCGGATGATCTGAAGAGCGCGCTCTTCAGTCATAGATGCCAGCTCCTTGAGCCTTAAATTTGTCCACTGCGTCCCACCGTAGACGGTACTCCGCTCGCCTGTCTTCGCTGGAACTGCGTTCCGACTTCACAAATAGAGTATAGCGTGCGTGTTTAGCCATGGGTTGAAGGGATCAATTTATCAATTGTTTTTTACGCCTTACTGCAAGGTAAACGTTACGGTGATCGTGGTGAGAACCTCCACGGGTTCGCCGTTCAACAGCGTCGGACGGTACTTCCATTGCCGAACGGCGTCGAGCGCCGCCTGATTCAACAGCGGATGCCCAGAAATAACACGCAGGCTTTGGACGGATCCGTCCTTGCTGATCTCGGCTTCCATGACAACAACTCCCTGAACCCGCGCCTGCCGCGCTAAGAGCGGATAAGACGGCTTGATCTGTTGAATCAGATTCGCCGCCTGGATGACTCCGCCTTTTCGTACCGGCTGCGTGTTCCTGATACCGGCGCCGGGGGCGGCGGTGGTGCCGGCGGCGCAATGTTCGGAGAAGCGGGCGCGAGATCTGCAGCGTTTGCAGTGGTCAGTCCCGACAAAAACTGGCCTATTGAGCCACTTCCGGCTGGAAGCAGTCCGATCATTGCGGGCCCGGGAGTGTCGTCGATACTTGCAATCTTTAACGGAATGGAGGCGGGTTCCGTCAATGTAACAGCGATGGGAGTGACGGGGCGGTGAGGTTGCGCCGCGAACACTGGAATCGGCAGGTTGTCCGGCATTCTGGGCGCCGGAGGCAACGGCAGACTATTAACGGAGGGCAAGGGCAACGCATGCGTTTCGAGCAACGGAACCAGCACCAGCAGCGTTACCGCAACGGCGTGCGCGACTACTGCGATCGCGACAGTGAGAGGTTTTCGAGTCTCTCCGCCGCGACGCGATTCCAACAATGAATTTTCGAGCATGTTTGATCTCCTTATTGAGACTCCCCGGGGAGAAGCAAACTTGCCGGCTTACGAGAGCTATAGACACCGGTGTGAAAGGTTTGTTCCGCATTCGTTGAAGTTACGAACCACCCCGTCTGCGCCGCTGAGGAACGGACCTTCTTCCAGGTGGCGCAGCCACCCCTCCTTGAAAAGGAGGGGAATGTCCACCATCGAGTATTGCCAAGCCTTCAGACCTCTTTCCCGCTGCGGCGCAGGGGAACAAGGAGCTTTTCCAGGCCGTTGACTTTCAGCTCCAGCATGGCCGCGAGCATCCTGCCCAACTTGCCTTCCGGGAAGCCCTCGCGCGAGAACCAGACCAGGTAGGTCTCCGGCAGGTCAGCCAGATATCGATCCTTATATTTGCCAAACGGCATGCGTGCGTTGGCCAACTCCGTCAAGTCATCCATCACAGACAACACTCAAACTTGGCATTAACGCGGTTACTTCTTCTTCGAGGTGAAGATCTTCAAGTCGATCGAATCCGCCATCGCTTTGTATCCCGCATCGTTGGGATGCAGGTGATCCGCATTGTTGAAGGTCGGCGTCAGCATCTTCGAATTCGATGAACTCTGCGTGACCTTGTCGTAGTCCACGACGGCATCGAAGGCGCCGCTGGTCTTAATCCAGCGATTCAACGCCTCGCGCACTTCTTCTCCCTTGTCGCTGTAATAAGCGGCGCCCTGGTATGGCGTCAGGGTGCATCCGATGACCTTGATGCCATGTGTGTGGGCGCGCTCGATCATTTGCTTCATCGGAAGAATAAGATCGTCCGCGGTGATGGGTGCCGGCGCCGGCCCAGTGCCACGCGGCGGTCCCGTCGTGATGCCGATATCGTTGATGCCTTCCATGATCATCAGCCATTTCACATTTGCCTGTCCCAGCACATCACGGTCGAACCGCGCGAGCGCATTGACGCCGGCGCCGTCGGCGAGGATGCGGTTTCCGGAGATACCCTCGTTCAATACGGCCAGTTTCGGCGCGCCGGGCGTCGAGACAAGACGGGCCGCCAGCACGCTCGGCCAGCTGCGATCCGCGTCGTTCGAGGAGGTCGCGCCATCGGTGATGGAATCGCCGAAAGCGACGATCGCACCCGCATCGGCGGAAGCCATTACATCGACTCCGGTGATCCAGTACCAGGAATGAGTCGTGGTCATATCGCTCAGCATCGGCTGGGCGGTGACATTGCCCGGCGCGATGTAGGTGGTATGCAAACCTGTACCATGGGTGGTGAGCTGGCCGCTGGCGCCGGGAATGTAGACGCTGATGGCGAGATCGCCCAACGGCGGAATTTCCAGATCGACGGGATCGCTCGTCATGGCGGCGCCCTGGGCGATTGTGACTTCAGGCTTGCCGTTGAACATCAGCGGCCGGTCTGAACCTGGGACGATTGCCGATTCCTTGCTCCGGAGGGCGGCGTGTGCGGCGCCGATCGTGAGCGGCGCATTTCCATAGACGTTCGAAACAGTGACTCGCGCACGGCGTCCGCCGAGACTGGCACGAACAATCATGCGGACAGTCTGATCCTTGAACGATGTCGGAGCAGGCGCAGGGCCGGATCCCTGCCCACGCTGTCCGCCTGCTCCAGGTGCGCCACCGCCGCCGGGCGCCGTGGCATTCGCCCGCGCCGGGGGCGGACCGCCACGACCCTGCTGCGGGGCGGCGGCCCAGGTTGTGACCCAATGATCCTGAGCGTTTGCGAGCGGCACGACTGCCGACATAAGAACCAGGCACAACAAATTTCGCAGCTTCATAGCCCTCCACAGGTGATTGGCGCGAATTATACAATGCTGGGCATCATGAAATCCTATCGAGAAGAACTGACGTTCGACACGAAAACCCGGCGCGCCTACATCAACATAACGCCGCAGGTGGAAGCGGCGCTCAAGAAAAGCGGCGTTAAAGAGGGTCTGTGCCTCGTGAACCCGATGCATATCAGCGCCAGCGTTTACATCAACGACGACGAGTCCGGCCTGCTGCAGGACTACGACGACTTCCTGGAACGGCTGGTCCCGCATGAACCGACCAGCCAATACCGGCACAACGATTCCGGCGAGGATAACGCGGACGCACACATCAAGCGCCAGATCATGGGCCGTGAGGTCGTGGTGGCGATTACCAACGGCAAACTGGACTTCGGACCGTGGGAACAGATCTTCTATGGCGAGTTCGACGGCCGCCGGCGGAAGCGGGTCCTGGTCAAGATCATCGGCGAGTGATGATAGAATTCCGACAAAATTGGAGGACTTCATGTCGCATAAAAAATTGTACGTTTTATTTTTTGCGTGTTTTGCTTTGGCAGCGACTCCTCTCGCGAGTTTCGCCCAAGGCCAGGGTCGAGGCGCCGGACGCGGTCAAGGCAGCGGACGTGGACGCGGTGGCGGAAGCGGACGGGGCGGTGGCAGCGGACGCGGTTCCGCGGCGGCGGCACCGATTTCGATCAAACAGGTCAAGCCCGGCGTCTATATGGTTATCAATGGCGGCGGCAATTCGACCGTTCGCGTTACCGACCAGGGCGTGATTGTGGTCGATACCAAGAATCTCGGCGACCAGTTCTACAACGACCTGATGGCCCAGATCAAAACCGTAACTTCGCAGCCGGTGAAGTACGCCGTCGTCACCCACGTGCATCAGGATCACGCCGGCAACATCGAGCGGTTCGAGAAGGCCGGCGTTCCGGTCATTGCATACGAAGGCCTGAACAAGAACCTGACGACCGGCGGCCCAAACGGAAAAGGCTACGAAGCGGCGCAGGGAAAACCGGCGGCCGCTAACATGACCTATACGAAGAATAAGAAAATCAAGCTCGGCAAGGCG contains:
- a CDS encoding MBL fold metallo-hydrolase — encoded protein: MSHKKLYVLFFACFALAATPLASFAQGQGRGAGRGQGSGRGRGGGSGRGGGSGRGSAAAAPISIKQVKPGVYMVINGGGNSTVRVTDQGVIVVDTKNLGDQFYNDLMAQIKTVTSQPVKYAVVTHVHQDHAGNIERFEKAGVPVIAYEGLNKNLTTGGPNGKGYEAAQGKPAAANMTYTKNKKIKLGKAQAIVAHFDSGHTSGDSVVYFPDVKVVSLGDEFTATTPNCDYPDGGSILGWAKSLAQVLKWDFDTAIPGHGNDPMTKADVVTFQKRIDEIGKTAIALVKSGTPKDQLRQQIQMKMGADLGNWMMTGVVNDMRLDLFYDEISKAAKSGKSSD